In one window of Posidoniimonas corsicana DNA:
- a CDS encoding N-acetyltransferase has product MPQIEVVPVSSGKQQKQFLNLPWEINREDPNWMPPLRQNQKLLSGFGKHPFYDAAESQAFLAVRDGRPVGRVLAIVNHAHNEFHDDKLGFFGFFESVDDAEVSGALLDAAAEWLRGKGMDSVRGPADPSINYEWGLLIDGFQTPPYFMMTHNLPYYERLFEDWGLAKSQDLYAFGGDISILKNLKDQKKLMRMDETIRERFGITVRPMDGKRFAQEVETFLRIYNEALTNTWGYVPMSRSELLHMAKDLKHLIVPELAIVAEVEGEPIGVMFGLLDYNPRIKKIDGKLFPFGFMRLLYNKRSIKRIRVVSTNVLPKYQGWGVGLVLALGMVYPGLEYGLEECEFSWVLETNDLSRKTLEKGGAPKYKTYRVYDRAL; this is encoded by the coding sequence ATGCCCCAGATCGAAGTCGTCCCTGTCAGCTCCGGAAAGCAGCAGAAGCAGTTCCTCAACCTGCCCTGGGAGATCAACCGGGAGGATCCCAACTGGATGCCGCCGCTGCGCCAGAACCAGAAGCTGCTGAGCGGCTTCGGCAAGCACCCGTTCTACGACGCCGCCGAGTCGCAGGCGTTCCTCGCGGTGCGGGACGGGCGGCCGGTGGGGCGTGTGCTGGCGATCGTCAACCACGCCCACAACGAGTTCCACGACGACAAGCTGGGGTTCTTCGGCTTCTTCGAGAGCGTCGACGATGCGGAGGTCAGCGGCGCGCTGCTGGACGCCGCGGCCGAGTGGCTCCGCGGCAAGGGCATGGACTCGGTGCGGGGGCCGGCGGACCCATCGATCAACTACGAGTGGGGCCTGCTGATCGACGGCTTCCAGACCCCGCCCTACTTCATGATGACCCACAACCTGCCGTACTACGAGCGGTTGTTTGAGGACTGGGGGCTGGCGAAGTCGCAGGACCTGTACGCCTTCGGCGGCGACATCAGCATCCTCAAGAACCTCAAGGACCAGAAGAAGCTGATGCGGATGGACGAGACCATCCGCGAGCGGTTCGGCATCACCGTCCGCCCGATGGACGGCAAGCGGTTCGCCCAGGAGGTCGAGACCTTCCTCCGCATCTACAACGAGGCGCTCACCAACACCTGGGGCTACGTGCCGATGTCGCGCAGCGAGCTGCTGCATATGGCCAAGGACCTCAAGCACCTGATCGTGCCCGAGCTGGCGATCGTCGCCGAGGTTGAGGGCGAGCCGATCGGCGTGATGTTCGGCCTGCTGGACTACAACCCCCGCATCAAGAAGATCGACGGCAAGCTGTTCCCCTTCGGCTTCATGCGGCTCTTGTACAACAAGCGGTCGATCAAGCGGATCCGCGTGGTGAGCACCAATGTGCTGCCCAAGTACCAGGGCTGGGGCGTGGGGCTGGTGCTCGCACTAGGAATGGTCTACCCGGGGCTCGAGTACGGGCTGGAGGAGTGCGAGTTCTCCTGGGTGCTGGAGACCAACGACCTCTCCCGCAAGACGCTGGAAAAAGGCGGGGCGCCCAAGTACAAGACCTACCGCGTCTACGACCGCGCCCTGTGA
- a CDS encoding GNAT family N-acetyltransferase, with protein MASVTEINDIHSLGAYRMTWNALFAETPDATFFQTFDWLSIYWQHFGEEMKLRVLVVEAGGRTIGIVPLCVKTQWHKLGPLRTLCYPLDGWGNVFGPIGANPAATMAIAMKHIAKSRRDWDRIELDWIAHESADRGRSQRAMELAGMQPTMEPSAATSVIDLPGSFEEYLASRSSKFRHEVRRHIRRAIDAPTARYLRCRPRPASQGDGGPNWDMFERCLEIARASWQSNSSDGNTLCHGEYEGFYRDTHAAAARLGMLDMNVLFVEDRAVAFNYNYVCRGRVMGLRMGYDPQHAPKGAGLALVAMLVRDGCDQGDVQVDLGIGGQDFKRRLRTGECPTHRLVHTPRGSWRSQAVRLGHWIRQGRKTA; from the coding sequence ATGGCATCCGTCACCGAGATCAACGACATCCACTCCCTCGGCGCCTACCGCATGACGTGGAACGCGCTGTTCGCCGAGACGCCGGACGCAACGTTCTTCCAGACCTTCGACTGGCTGAGCATCTACTGGCAGCACTTCGGCGAGGAGATGAAGCTGCGGGTGCTGGTGGTCGAGGCGGGAGGGCGGACCATCGGCATCGTGCCGCTGTGCGTCAAGACGCAGTGGCACAAGCTCGGCCCCTTGCGGACCCTCTGCTACCCGCTGGACGGCTGGGGAAACGTGTTCGGGCCGATCGGCGCCAACCCGGCGGCCACCATGGCGATCGCGATGAAGCACATCGCCAAGTCGCGCCGCGACTGGGACCGCATCGAGCTCGACTGGATCGCCCACGAATCGGCCGACCGCGGGCGCTCGCAGCGGGCCATGGAGCTGGCCGGCATGCAGCCGACCATGGAGCCCAGCGCCGCGACCTCCGTCATCGACCTGCCGGGTTCGTTCGAGGAGTACCTGGCGAGCCGGAGCTCGAAGTTCCGGCACGAGGTGCGGCGGCACATCCGGCGGGCGATCGACGCCCCCACCGCCCGCTACCTGCGCTGCCGCCCGCGTCCCGCCAGCCAGGGCGACGGCGGCCCCAACTGGGACATGTTCGAGCGGTGCCTGGAGATCGCGCGGGCGAGCTGGCAGTCCAACTCGTCGGACGGCAACACGCTGTGCCACGGCGAGTACGAGGGTTTCTACCGCGACACCCACGCCGCCGCCGCGCGGCTAGGGATGCTCGACATGAACGTGCTGTTCGTCGAGGACCGCGCGGTGGCGTTCAACTACAACTACGTCTGCCGCGGACGCGTGATGGGTCTGCGGATGGGCTACGACCCGCAGCACGCCCCCAAGGGCGCCGGCTTGGCGCTGGTCGCCATGCTGGTCCGCGACGGCTGCGACCAGGGCGACGTGCAGGTCGACCTGGGGATCGGCGGGCAGGACTTCAAGCGGCGGCTCCGCACGGGCGAGTGCCCCACCCACCGGCTAGTGCACACGCCGCGCGGCTCCTGGCGTTCCCAGGCGGTCCGCCTAGGTCACTGGATCCGCCAGGGCCGCAAGACTGCCTAG
- a CDS encoding GNAT family N-acetyltransferase produces MTVKTRRATESDAKALAELLLAVHGIHVRGNPDVYRELSRDAAEAIVLGKLAAGERVRVAELDNEIAGYCAATIQTAPAIPLLQPRRSLYLNEVVVRPQSRKRGVGRALLEDLQAFARREGVHDIELDVASFNPEARAFFAAFGFQVLRERMGMSADS; encoded by the coding sequence TTGACCGTAAAGACCCGCCGCGCGACCGAATCCGACGCGAAGGCCCTGGCGGAGCTGCTGCTGGCCGTCCACGGCATCCATGTGCGGGGCAATCCGGACGTCTATCGCGAGCTCTCCCGCGACGCGGCCGAGGCGATCGTGCTCGGGAAGCTGGCGGCGGGCGAGCGTGTCCGCGTCGCGGAGCTGGACAACGAGATCGCCGGGTACTGCGCCGCCACCATCCAAACGGCGCCGGCAATCCCGCTACTACAGCCCCGACGCTCCCTCTACCTCAATGAGGTCGTGGTGAGGCCGCAGAGCCGCAAACGGGGCGTGGGGCGGGCCCTGCTCGAGGACCTCCAGGCCTTCGCACGGCGGGAAGGCGTCCACGACATCGAGCTGGACGTGGCAAGCTTCAACCCGGAAGCGAGGGCGTTCTTCGCGGCGTTCGGCTTTCAAGTCCTGCGGGAGCGGATGGGTATGAGCGCTGATTCGTGA
- a CDS encoding ferritin-like domain-containing protein yields the protein MDKETLIKNLNEDLAGELGAIVQYITYAAKATGPYRPQLVDFFLKEVADEQLHAQYLANKVVALGGEPCTTARPVPAAGTNREMLEAVLAAENKATADYTTRAQQADEYGDKGLAVQLEDMVRDESGHSEETERILRDWPL from the coding sequence ATGGACAAAGAGACCCTCATCAAGAACCTCAACGAGGACCTGGCCGGAGAGCTCGGGGCCATCGTTCAGTACATTACCTACGCCGCCAAGGCGACCGGGCCGTACCGCCCGCAGCTGGTCGACTTCTTCCTCAAGGAGGTCGCCGACGAGCAGCTCCACGCCCAGTACCTGGCGAACAAGGTGGTCGCGCTCGGCGGCGAGCCCTGCACCACCGCCCGGCCGGTCCCGGCCGCGGGCACCAACCGCGAGATGCTCGAGGCCGTGCTGGCCGCCGAGAACAAGGCGACCGCCGACTACACGACCCGCGCCCAGCAGGCCGACGAGTACGGCGACAAGGGCCTGGCGGTCCAGCTGGAGGACATGGTCCGCGACGAGAGCGGCCACTCCGAAGAGACCGAGCGGATCCTCCGCGACTGGCCTCTCTAA